From the genome of Pseudonocardia sp. EC080619-01:
GGTCCGGCGCCGGGCCGGGTGCGGAGCCGTGGGCCCCGAGCGAGGCCGTGCGTGCGCCGGCCGGCAACGGGAAGAAGTGGGCCCTGGCCGGCGCCGGCGTGCTGCTGGTCGCGGTCCTGGCCGTCTCGGCGCTGGTGTGGCCGGCGTGGCTCCTGACGAGCCACCTCGACCAGACCGCGCTGCAGACCGGGGTCAACCAGGTCCTGACCGAGGACTACGGCCTCCAGGTCGGTGCCGTGCAGTGCCCCGACGACGTCGAGGTCTCGGCCGGCACGCAGTTCGCCTGTCAGGCCGTGGTCGACGGCGAGCAGGTCGAGGTGGCCGGCATCGTGACCTCCGACGAGGGCGACTACCAGGTGAACCGGGTCTGACCCGGAAAGCGATGGCGGCGCCGCCGCCGCGCGGGCAGGCTCGGCGGACGTGAGCGCAGAGCACTACGTCCGCACCCTGACCGATCCGGCGCAGCGGCGCGCCGCCTACGACCAGTTCCTGTCGACGCTGCACCGCGGCCCGGCCGGTGACGAGGCGTGGGAGGCGCACGGGCACGCCGGCGACGAGCACTGGCTGGGTGTCGTCGACACCGACGGCGAGATCGTCGGCAGCGCCAACTCGTTCCCGTCCCGCCTGACCCTCCCGGGCGGTGCCCGGGTCCCGGCCGCGGCGGTGAGCGGCGTCGGTGTCCGCGCCGACCGCACCCGTGCCGGCCGGCTGACGGCGCTGATGCGGGCCCAGCTGACCGCGGCCCGGGAGCGCGGCGACACCGTGACGGTCCTGCGCGCCAGCGAGGCGGCGATCTACGGCCGCTACGGCTACGGCGTCGCCTCCCGCGGTCAGCACGTGCGGGTCACCGCCCGCCCGGCCTGGCGCGCCGACGCCCCGGCCGGCGGCCGGGTCCGGCTCCTCGGCACCGCCGAGGCCGCCAAGATCCTGCCGGACCTGCAGGAACGCCTCGCCGCGGACCGGCCCGGCGGGATGACCCGCAACCCGCGCTGGTGGCGGCGCGCGATCGACCCGGGCGGCCCGTCCGCCGGGGAGTACAAGCAGATCGGGGTGCACACCGGCCCGGACGGTGACGACGGGTTCGCGATCTGGGGGATCTCCGAGGGCGAGCCCGGCGGGAACGACACGATCTCCGTCCAGCAGATGTGGGCCGGGTCGCCCGCGGCGACCGCCGGGCTGTGGCGGTTCCTCACCGGCGCCGACCTCAGCGACGCCGTGACCGCCTGGGCCCGCCCGCTGGACGAGGACCTCGACCTGCTCCTGACCGACGGCCGCGCGCACCGGGTCACCGGCCGGTCCGACGACCTGTGGCTGCGGATCGTCGACGTCGGCGCGGCGCTGGCGGCGCGGGCCTGGGGATCCGGCGACCCGGTCGTCCTCCGGCTGCACGACCCCGTCCTCGACGACGCCGGCACCTGGCGGATCGGCCCCGGCGGTGTCCGCCCGGCCGGGGACGCGCTACCGGAGCTGGAGTGCGGCCTGGAGTCGCTCGCCCCCGCGTTCCTGGGGGACCGGACGCCGTCGGCGCTGGCCGCCGCCGGGCGCTGGACCGAGCACGTACCGGGTGCCGCGGTCCGGGCGGACGCGCTGTTCGCGGTGCCCGGGCCCGCACCGTGGAGCGGCACCTTCTTCTGACCGGTCCCCGGGACCCTCGGCACGTGTGCGGCGGGCGGGACGCGCGTACTCTCGCCCGCCCACCAGGGCGGATGCACGACGCGGCTGCCGGTCCCGTCGTCCGCGCCCCGCAGGATCGCCGGGAGGTCCGCGATGGCCCCGATCGTCCCCGTCCCGGTGCCGCGCAGGCCGAGCCCGACGGTGACCCCGCGGCGCCCCGGCAAGGGATCGGCGCTGACGAGGATGCTGAGCACGACCGACCCCAAGGACATCGCGATCCTGTACCTGGTCACGTCGTTCGCGTTCTTCATGGTGGGCGGGGCGATGGCGATGCTCATGCGCGCCGAGCTGGCGCGGCCCGAGCTGCAGTTCCTCTCCACCGAGCAGTACAACCAGCTGTTCACCATGCACGGCACGATCATGCTGCTGCTCTACGCGACACCGATCCTGTTCGGTTTCGCGAACTACATCGTCCCGCTGCAGATCGGCGCCCCGGACGTCGCGTTCCCGCGCCTGAACGCGTTCTCCTACTGGCTGTTCCTGTTCGGCGGGATCATCGTCGTGGCCGGTTTCCTGAGCCCCGGCGGCGCCGCCGACTTCGGCTGGTTCGCCTACACCCCGCTGTCCGGCGTGATCCACTCGCCCGGTCTCGGCGCGGACCTGTGGGCCACCGGCCTGATCGTGGCCGGGCTCGGCACGATCCTCGGCGCGGTCAACTTCGTCACGACGATCGTGGCCATGCGCGGTCCGGGCATGACGATGTTCCGGATGCCCATCCTGTGCTGGGCCGTCCTGGTCACCGCGATCCTGATCCTCATCGCGTTCCCGATCCTGACGTCGGCGCTGTTCGCGCTCGAGGCCGACCGGCACCTCGGGGCGCACGTGTTCGACCCGGTCCACGGCGGCGTCGTCCTCTGGCAGCACCTGTTCTGGTTCTTCGGCCATCCCGAGGTCTACATCGTCGCGCTGCCGTTCTTCGGGATCATCTCCGAGGTCGTCCCGGTGTTCTCGCGCAAACCGCTGTTCGGCTACAAGGGCATGGTCATGGCCAACGTCGCGATCGCGGCCCTGTCGGTGGTCGTGTGGGCCCACCACATGTTCGCGACCGGGGCGGTGCTGCTGGCGTTCTTCTCCTTCACCACGTTCCTCATCGCGATCCCGACCGGCATCAAGTTCGTCAACTGGATCGGGACCATGTGGCGGGGGAAGCTGACGTTCGAGACGCCGATGCTGTTCGCCGCCGGTTTCCTGATCACGTTCCTGTTCGGCGGCCTGACCGGCATCCTGCTCGCGATGCCGCCCGTGGACTTCCAGGTCTCGGACACCTACTTCGTGGTCGCCCACTTCCACTACGTGCTGTTCGGGACGATCGTCTTCGCCACCTACGCCGGCATCTACTTCTGGTTCCCGAAGATGACCGGCCGGATGATGGACGAGACCCTCGGCAGGATCCACTTCTGGCTGACCTTCATCGGCTTCCACCTGACGTTCCTGGTCCAGCACTGGCTCGGGAACGAGGGCATGCCGCGCCGCTACGCGGACTACCTGCCGACGGACGGGTTCACCGTTCTGAACACCCTCTCCTCGGTCGGGGCGTTCGTGCTCGGTGCCTCGACGCTGCCGTTCGTCTACAACGTCTTCCGGAGCTACCGGCACGGCCGTGTGGTGACCGTCGACGACCCGTGGGGCTTCGGCAACTCCCTGGAGTGGGCCACCTCCTGCCCGCCGCCGCGCCACAACTTCACCGAGCTGCCCCGGATCCGTTCCGAGCGCCCGGCGTTCGACCTGCACTACCCGCACCTGGTCGAACGCGCCCGCGCGGAGGCGCACACCCCGCCGTCCGTCGCCACCGCGCGGGGCGACGCGGTGACCCGGCCCTGAGCGTCAGGGCGCGAGACCGTGCACCCGGTCACCGGCCACCCGGCCGGCGCACTCCCGCTCGGCCCTCGCGGAGAACGCGGGCTCCCGGGCCGCCTCCACCGCCGTGGCGATGTCGGCGGTCAGCAGGTCCCGGGTGATCCCCGCGGCCGCGGCGGCCCCGGCGGCGACCGCCGCGGGGACGGTCGCCATCGGGTCGGTGACGTTGCCCGCCGCGAAGACCCCGGGGACCGCGGTGGCGCCCATCGGGTCCGCGGGCAGGTGGTCGCCCAGCCCGGACGGGTGCTCGGTCACGGTCAGGCCGAGCCCGTCGAGGAACCCGGCCCGGGCCCGCGCCCTCGGCGAGACGGCCAGCGCGTCGACCGGCACGACGACGCCCGAGGTCAGCCGCAGCCCGGCGAGCCGGCCGTCCGGGGCCTCGACGGCCGTCACCTCCCCGTCGACGACGGAGATCCCGCAGGCGGCGAACGCCTCCCACTGGTCGTCGCCGGGTTCGGGGCCGGTGTGCAGGAACAGTGTCACGTCGCTGCTCCAGCGGGTCGCGATGTGCGCCTTCATCAGGTCGTGCGGCCCGGTGGACAGCACGCCGATCCGGGTGTCGCGGTGCTCCCAGGCGTGGCAGAAGGGGCAGGCGAACACCGGGCCGCCCCAGTGGCCGGCCAGGCCGTCGACAGCCGGGAGCTCGTCGGCGAGGCCGGTCGTGACGAGCAGCCGGCGGCCGGTGACCTCGCGTCCGTCCGCGGTGCCGACGGCGAACCCGCCATCGGGCACGGCCCGCGCGGAGACGGCGCGGGCGTCGCGCACCTCCCCGCCGTAGCCGGTGACCTCGGCGCGCCCGATGCGGGCGATCTCCGCGGGCGGCAGGCCGTCGCGGGTGAGCCAGTTGTGCACCCCCTCGGCCGGGGCGTTGCGCGGGGTCCCGTCGTCGAGGACGAGGGTCCGCCAGCGGGACCGGGACAGCATCAGCGCGGCGGACAGGCCGGCGGCACCGCCGCCGATGACGATCACGTCGTAGTCGCTCATGTCGTCGAGCGTGCGCGCCCGCGGCGAAAACTGGCAACTATCGTTGCCGGAGTGGCAAACTGACCGCATGGACGAGGCGATCGCGGACACCCTGGCCGGTGTGGGCCCCCGGCTGGCGGGCCTGCGCAGCGAGCGCGGCATGACACTGGCCGACCTGTCGGAGGCCACCGGCATCTCGGTGAGCACGCTGTCGAGGCTGGAGTCCGGTGGCCGCCGCCCGACCCTGGAGCTCCTGTTGCCGCTGGCCACCGCCCACCAGGTCCCGCTCGACGAGCTGGTCGCCGCACCGCCCGTCGGGGACCCTCGGGTGCGGCTGCGGCCCCGCCGGGTGCACGGCAGCACCGTCGTCCCGCTCACCGAGCGGCCGGGCGGGCTGCAGGCGTTCAAGATGATCGTGCCGTGGCGGGGCGACGAGCCGGCACCGCAGGTGCACGAGGGCTACGAGTGGCTCTACGTGCTCGACGGCCGGCTGCGGCTGGTCCTCGGCGGGCACGACGTCGTCCTGGGGCCCGGGGAGGCCGCCGAGTTCGACACCCACGTCCCGCACTGGTTCGGCTCCGCCGAGCGCGACCACCCGGTGGAGCTGCTGAGCCTGTTCGGCCCGCAGGGGGAGAAGATCCACACCCGGGCAGCGCCACGGAACCGCCGCCCGGACTGAGCCGCGAGGCCCCGGGGCTCAGGGGCCGTCGAAGTACGACCGCACGTCGACCGGGCCGCCCGCCTCGGCGAACTCGGCGGCGACGGCGGCGCGCAACCCGTCGTCGTGGAGCAGGTCGGCGACGACGAGCGCCAGCCCGGCCGCGCCGTCGAGCACGGCCCGGTCCCCGGCGGGCCCGCCCGCGGCCTCGGCGAACCCGGTGGTGTGCAGTGCCGTCCCCGGCTCCGCGATCCCGATCATCGGATGGATCGACGGCACCCGCAGCGACACGTTCCCGAGGTCGGTCGAGCCGGTCTCGGTCTCCGGGACGACCCCGCGGGGGAGCACCCGCCGTCCCCGCCCCTCCTGGTGCACCGCCCAGCGCGCGGCCAGCGTCCGGTTGTGCCGGATCGGCAGGTAGGCGGCCTTCGGGTCCCACTGGAGCGTGTAGCCGCAGCCGGTCATCGCGGCCGCGGCGACCGCGATCGCCTGTACCCGGTCGGTCAGGTCCCGCAGCGTCTCCGGGTCGGGGGAGCGCAGGTAGTAGCGCGCCGCCGCCCGCTCCGGGACGACGTTCGGCGCCTGCCCGCCGTCGACGACGATCCCGTGCACCCGGTCGGTGCCGGGGAGGTGCTGGCGCAGCATCGCGACGCCCTGGTAGCCCATGACGACGGCGTCGAGCGCGTTGCGCCCCATGTGGGGCTGGGCGGCGGCGTGCGCGGCGACACCGTGGTAGGTCACCTCGAGCTGGCGGCGGCCGAGGAACGGGGGGTCGGCGATGTCGTGGGCGAACGGGTGCAGCATGACCGCCGCGTCGACGCCGTCGAACGCGCCGTCGCGGGCCATCGTCTCCTTGCCGCCGCCACCCTCCTCGGCGGGTGTCCCGAGCAGCAGCACCGTGCCGTCCGGGGCGTCCGGGCCCGCGAGCAGCCGGGCCAGTGCGAGGAACGCGCCGGTCGCGGCCGTGCCGATCACGTTGTGCCCGCAGGCGTGCCCGATGCCGGGCAGGGCGTCGTACTCGGCGAGGACGGCGACGGTCGGGCCGCGGCCGTTCCCGGCGCGGGCGCGGAGCGCGGTCTCCAGCCCGTGCACGCCGACCTCGGCGGTGATCCCGTGCCGCGCGAGCAGGCCGGCGAGCGCGGCCGCCGAGCGGTGCTCGGCGAACGCGGTCTCCGGGTGCGCGTGCAGGTCGTGCGAGAGGTCCCGCAGGTCCCCGGCGAGCTCGTCGACCGCCGCCGTGACCCGGGCGCGGGCCGGGGCGGGCGCCCCGTCGTGCGGGGAGGTGATCGGCTCGGCGGCCGCGGCCCGCCGCGCGGTCTCGCGGGCCACGGCGTCGTCGTGGGCCCGGCTCGGCTGCTGTGGTGGCTGGTGGTCGGGGCACGTCACGGCCCCGATCCTCGCACCGGTCAGGACGCGGCGGCCGCCAGCGCCTTCCGCAGGCGCGCCACCGACGACTCGAGCCCCCACCGCTCCGCGAGCTCGTCGAGCCGCGCCGGGTCCACCGGCTCGGCAGGCAGCGCGGTGTCGTCGATGCTCATCCGCACCGGGGCGTCGGTGACCACCCGCACCACCGGTTCGACGACGTCGAGGTAGTCCCGCGCCGCCGTCATCTTCGCCCGGGGCCCGGCCGCGAGCCGGGGGTCGCCGTCGGTGACGGCCGCCAGCAGCTCCGCCCACGACCCGAACCGCCCGACCAGGGTCGCCGCCGTCTTCGCGCCGACACCGGGGACACCGGGTAGCCCGTCGGAGGGGTCGCCGCGCAGCATCGCCATCTCGGCGTACGCGGCGCCGGCCCGGTTCCGGGGCAGGTCGTACTTGGCGGCGACCTCGTCCGGCCCCAGGTCCTCGGCCTTGTTCAGGCCCCGGCCGATGTAGAGCAGCCGGACCCGCGGGCGGCCGTCGCCCGGGTCGCGGACGATCTGCATGAGGTCCCGGTCCCCGGACACGGCCAGCACCGGGTCGGCGGTCTCCCGGTCGGCGAGGGTGCCGATGACGTCGTCGGCCTCGTGCCCGTCGGCGCCGGCGGTGCAGATCCCCGCCGCCGCCAGCACCTCCATGATCACCGGCACCTGGGGGCCGAGGGTGTCGGGAACCTCCTCCGGGACGCCGGCCGGGACCTCGTCGGCCGCCCGCGCCGCCACCACCCGGTGCGCCTTGTACGAGGGCAGTGCCGCGACCCGGAACGCCGGCCGCCAGTCCAGGTCCAGGCACGCCACCAGCCGGGACGGCCGCTGCTCCGTGACCAGGCGCGAGATCATGTCGGTGAACCCGCGGACCGCGTTGACCGGCGTCCCGTCCGGGGCGGTGATGCTCTCCGGGACCCCGAAGTACGCGCGGAAGTACATGCTCGCGGAGTCCAGCAACAACAGCGGGCGGTCGCTCATGGGCGTCGAGTCTGTCACTCACGGCCGGTGCCGCGACGCGACACCGCCCGACCGGTGCATCATGGTGCCGGTGGAGCACACGCACGGGGTCCCGGTCGGCGAGGGCGAGCAGGAGTGGACGGAGGACCGCGCCCGGTTCGTCGTCGCCCAGGGCCGCGACGGGCACGCGGAGGACGGCCTCGCCGCGACCGGCCCGCTGGCCCGCGAGTTCGCCGAGCTGACCCGCGCACTGCTCGTGTCCGGCACCGTCGGCGACGTGCTCGCCCGGGTCGTCGAGTCGGTCCACCGGGTGGTCCCGGGCGCCGACCTCGTGAGCGTCACGCTCCGCGAGGACGACGGTCACTTCCACACCCCGGTCGAGACCGGCCCGGCCGCGTCCGCGATCGACCAGGCCCAGTACCGCAGCGGCCGCGGCCCCTGCGTGGAGTCCGCCCGCGCCGAGGGCCCGGCGCTCGCCGTCG
Proteins encoded in this window:
- a CDS encoding GNAT family N-acetyltransferase; the protein is MSAEHYVRTLTDPAQRRAAYDQFLSTLHRGPAGDEAWEAHGHAGDEHWLGVVDTDGEIVGSANSFPSRLTLPGGARVPAAAVSGVGVRADRTRAGRLTALMRAQLTAARERGDTVTVLRASEAAIYGRYGYGVASRGQHVRVTARPAWRADAPAGGRVRLLGTAEAAKILPDLQERLAADRPGGMTRNPRWWRRAIDPGGPSAGEYKQIGVHTGPDGDDGFAIWGISEGEPGGNDTISVQQMWAGSPAATAGLWRFLTGADLSDAVTAWARPLDEDLDLLLTDGRAHRVTGRSDDLWLRIVDVGAALAARAWGSGDPVVLRLHDPVLDDAGTWRIGPGGVRPAGDALPELECGLESLAPAFLGDRTPSALAAAGRWTEHVPGAAVRADALFAVPGPAPWSGTFF
- the ctaD gene encoding cytochrome c oxidase subunit I, with product MAPIVPVPVPRRPSPTVTPRRPGKGSALTRMLSTTDPKDIAILYLVTSFAFFMVGGAMAMLMRAELARPELQFLSTEQYNQLFTMHGTIMLLLYATPILFGFANYIVPLQIGAPDVAFPRLNAFSYWLFLFGGIIVVAGFLSPGGAADFGWFAYTPLSGVIHSPGLGADLWATGLIVAGLGTILGAVNFVTTIVAMRGPGMTMFRMPILCWAVLVTAILILIAFPILTSALFALEADRHLGAHVFDPVHGGVVLWQHLFWFFGHPEVYIVALPFFGIISEVVPVFSRKPLFGYKGMVMANVAIAALSVVVWAHHMFATGAVLLAFFSFTTFLIAIPTGIKFVNWIGTMWRGKLTFETPMLFAAGFLITFLFGGLTGILLAMPPVDFQVSDTYFVVAHFHYVLFGTIVFATYAGIYFWFPKMTGRMMDETLGRIHFWLTFIGFHLTFLVQHWLGNEGMPRRYADYLPTDGFTVLNTLSSVGAFVLGASTLPFVYNVFRSYRHGRVVTVDDPWGFGNSLEWATSCPPPRHNFTELPRIRSERPAFDLHYPHLVERARAEAHTPPSVATARGDAVTRP
- a CDS encoding NAD(P)/FAD-dependent oxidoreductase, with product MSDYDVIVIGGGAAGLSAALMLSRSRWRTLVLDDGTPRNAPAEGVHNWLTRDGLPPAEIARIGRAEVTGYGGEVRDARAVSARAVPDGGFAVGTADGREVTGRRLLVTTGLADELPAVDGLAGHWGGPVFACPFCHAWEHRDTRIGVLSTGPHDLMKAHIATRWSSDVTLFLHTGPEPGDDQWEAFAACGISVVDGEVTAVEAPDGRLAGLRLTSGVVVPVDALAVSPRARARAGFLDGLGLTVTEHPSGLGDHLPADPMGATAVPGVFAAGNVTDPMATVPAAVAAGAAAAAGITRDLLTADIATAVEAAREPAFSARAERECAGRVAGDRVHGLAP
- a CDS encoding helix-turn-helix domain-containing protein; this translates as MDEAIADTLAGVGPRLAGLRSERGMTLADLSEATGISVSTLSRLESGGRRPTLELLLPLATAHQVPLDELVAAPPVGDPRVRLRPRRVHGSTVVPLTERPGGLQAFKMIVPWRGDEPAPQVHEGYEWLYVLDGRLRLVLGGHDVVLGPGEAAEFDTHVPHWFGSAERDHPVELLSLFGPQGEKIHTRAAPRNRRPD
- a CDS encoding M20 family metallopeptidase, whose translation is MTCPDHQPPQQPSRAHDDAVARETARRAAAAEPITSPHDGAPAPARARVTAAVDELAGDLRDLSHDLHAHPETAFAEHRSAAALAGLLARHGITAEVGVHGLETALRARAGNGRGPTVAVLAEYDALPGIGHACGHNVIGTAATGAFLALARLLAGPDAPDGTVLLLGTPAEEGGGGKETMARDGAFDGVDAAVMLHPFAHDIADPPFLGRRQLEVTYHGVAAHAAAQPHMGRNALDAVVMGYQGVAMLRQHLPGTDRVHGIVVDGGQAPNVVPERAAARYYLRSPDPETLRDLTDRVQAIAVAAAAMTGCGYTLQWDPKAAYLPIRHNRTLAARWAVHQEGRGRRVLPRGVVPETETGSTDLGNVSLRVPSIHPMIGIAEPGTALHTTGFAEAAGGPAGDRAVLDGAAGLALVVADLLHDDGLRAAVAAEFAEAGGPVDVRSYFDGP
- a CDS encoding 5'-3' exonuclease, whose product is MSDRPLLLLDSASMYFRAYFGVPESITAPDGTPVNAVRGFTDMISRLVTEQRPSRLVACLDLDWRPAFRVAALPSYKAHRVVAARAADEVPAGVPEEVPDTLGPQVPVIMEVLAAAGICTAGADGHEADDVIGTLADRETADPVLAVSGDRDLMQIVRDPGDGRPRVRLLYIGRGLNKAEDLGPDEVAAKYDLPRNRAGAAYAEMAMLRGDPSDGLPGVPGVGAKTAATLVGRFGSWAELLAAVTDGDPRLAAGPRAKMTAARDYLDVVEPVVRVVTDAPVRMSIDDTALPAEPVDPARLDELAERWGLESSVARLRKALAAAAS